The proteins below come from a single Chitinophaga pinensis DSM 2588 genomic window:
- the tssD gene encoding type VI secretion system tube protein TssD, whose translation MSFKAVMRIDGEELNVLDCHFSFAQHTDHNGKPAARPTGGAVTVLVESDGNTNLFDWMVSNTQTKSGSIVFYRRDAMSKMKELKFTDAYCVEYEEHFKAAGDVPMQIKMVLSAREVQLGSSTFKNPWPQS comes from the coding sequence ATGTCATTTAAAGCAGTTATGCGTATAGACGGAGAAGAACTTAATGTATTGGATTGCCATTTTTCTTTCGCCCAGCACACTGACCATAACGGAAAACCAGCTGCCCGTCCGACAGGAGGCGCTGTAACCGTACTGGTAGAATCAGATGGTAACACAAACCTCTTCGACTGGATGGTATCCAACACGCAGACCAAAAGTGGCAGCATTGTTTTTTACCGCCGGGACGCCATGTCAAAAATGAAGGAATTAAAATTCACCGATGCCTACTGTGTAGAATATGAAGAGCATTTCAAAGCAGCAGGCGACGTTCCCATGCAGATCAAAATGGTACTGTCAGCCAGAGAAGTACAACTCGGCAGTTCCACGTTTAAGAACCCCTGGCCACAGTCCTGA
- a CDS encoding type VI secretion system amidase effector protein Tae4: MALKKFPAFSTLWSSYPHDSQAPAGSAHAMPCDEKDKNGFYHYENQCAIRMSHCLIKAGITLSNYTDPKCKHGYARGAESLATWLWRNFGKPLQVTCSNAVQKNAFLANQYWSKNGIIFFKDFYGTSNTGDHIDLLYHVNTQIMTATGDYTNDSRVKEIWFWEVN, from the coding sequence ATGGCCCTGAAAAAATTCCCTGCTTTCAGTACATTATGGAGCAGTTATCCACACGATTCCCAGGCACCGGCGGGAAGTGCACATGCTATGCCTTGTGATGAAAAGGATAAGAACGGATTCTATCACTATGAAAATCAGTGTGCCATCCGTATGTCCCATTGCCTCATCAAAGCCGGGATCACCCTGTCAAATTACACAGATCCGAAATGTAAACATGGCTATGCCAGAGGCGCAGAAAGTCTCGCCACCTGGTTATGGCGCAACTTTGGTAAACCATTACAGGTAACGTGCAGCAATGCCGTCCAGAAAAATGCCTTTCTCGCAAACCAGTACTGGTCGAAAAATGGCATCATTTTTTTTAAAGACTTCTATGGTACCAGTAACACAGGGGACCACATCGATCTCCTGTATCATGTCAACACACAGATCATGACAGCCACCGGCGATTATACCAATGACAGTCGCGTAAAAGAGATCTGGTTCTGGGAAGTAAACTGA
- a CDS encoding type VI secretion system Vgr family protein: MALNTSTSFSIAGQQFQTFNTIELRQYLDDHHEFEIYVSYDWFEKLGGGISGAANKFLGEEIEITVAPAEQLPGVKDLIFKGIVTNITTGKMGDGTHGHCIIRGHSPSILLDDDPHITFFENKSVSDIVSATVKSYPPNVLKTAINPETKETQKYVVQYKETSYEFIRRLSERHGEWFFYDGQQLVFGKYSPQKAALTHQVDLLEFNIALSVKPNNAKLNGYDYRQDKVVEDTTQSKETGKLNAYSQHASDISSKLYSREGLYKMNYPFNSSAKAQLDKLTTLQKKGKLAKMVTIKGSSTNPSFRIGDTVSIKESAMGTEQHHGEFMITNIRHYCGANGSYHNMFEGIPADVATPHINLANIPYTEPQSAIVTENNDPKGLGRIRVRFRWMQQGQTPWIRVVSASGGGDKGMFIMPEVGEEVITEFEGGNPEQPFVIGATYNGGAKSSYGNSGNDMKALKTRSGNTILLNDAAGSITVTDKNGSSMAMDGAGNITVSSQTLITVKTEDHIVVEAPNKIEFKSKEIHIVGTEKVFIGEENASILVDNAANNIESGAKTITSAAESANTVSSGSNLYIDTKNFYAAGENVVNIDSSKGNVKVNGKVTTDIVGGMLNLNC; encoded by the coding sequence ATGGCACTGAATACAAGTACCTCATTCTCCATAGCCGGACAACAGTTTCAGACCTTCAATACGATCGAACTGAGACAGTATCTGGACGACCATCATGAGTTTGAAATATATGTGAGTTATGACTGGTTTGAAAAACTAGGCGGCGGCATCTCCGGCGCTGCGAATAAATTCCTGGGAGAAGAAATTGAAATCACCGTTGCTCCTGCCGAGCAATTACCTGGTGTGAAAGACCTGATCTTTAAAGGTATCGTTACAAATATCACCACAGGAAAAATGGGCGATGGCACACATGGACATTGTATCATCCGTGGACATAGCCCTAGTATACTGCTGGATGATGATCCGCATATTACTTTCTTCGAAAATAAATCAGTGTCTGATATCGTATCTGCCACGGTGAAGAGCTATCCGCCCAATGTGCTGAAAACAGCCATTAATCCGGAAACAAAAGAGACGCAGAAATATGTAGTACAGTACAAGGAAACTTCCTACGAATTCATCCGCCGGTTGTCAGAACGCCATGGAGAATGGTTCTTCTATGATGGTCAGCAACTGGTATTTGGCAAATATTCTCCGCAGAAAGCAGCATTGACCCACCAGGTAGATCTGCTGGAATTTAATATCGCCTTATCGGTAAAACCTAACAATGCCAAACTGAATGGCTACGATTACCGGCAGGACAAAGTGGTAGAAGATACCACACAGTCAAAAGAAACCGGTAAACTGAATGCTTATTCACAACACGCCAGTGATATCAGCAGTAAGCTATACAGCCGGGAAGGTTTGTATAAGATGAACTATCCGTTTAACAGCAGCGCTAAAGCACAACTGGATAAACTGACCACCTTACAGAAAAAGGGCAAACTCGCCAAGATGGTCACCATCAAAGGCAGCAGTACCAATCCTTCCTTCCGCATCGGCGATACTGTCAGCATCAAAGAATCCGCTATGGGTACAGAACAACACCATGGCGAATTTATGATCACCAATATCAGACACTACTGTGGGGCCAATGGCAGCTACCATAATATGTTTGAGGGTATTCCTGCAGATGTGGCCACCCCACATATCAACCTCGCAAATATTCCTTACACAGAACCACAATCGGCTATTGTCACTGAAAATAACGATCCGAAAGGACTCGGTCGTATACGTGTTCGTTTCCGCTGGATGCAACAGGGACAAACACCATGGATCAGAGTCGTATCCGCTTCAGGTGGCGGTGATAAAGGGATGTTCATCATGCCGGAAGTAGGGGAAGAAGTCATCACCGAATTTGAAGGCGGAAATCCGGAACAACCATTTGTCATCGGAGCCACATACAATGGCGGTGCTAAGAGCAGCTATGGTAATTCAGGGAATGACATGAAAGCCCTGAAGACCAGAAGTGGTAATACCATCCTTCTGAATGATGCAGCGGGTAGTATTACGGTAACGGATAAAAATGGCAGCAGCATGGCCATGGATGGCGCCGGTAATATCACGGTGAGTTCCCAGACATTGATCACAGTAAAAACTGAAGATCATATCGTGGTGGAAGCGCCGAATAAAATTGAGTTCAAATCCAAAGAAATTCACATCGTCGGTACAGAGAAAGTATTCATTGGTGAAGAGAATGCCAGCATCCTGGTAGATAATGCTGCCAACAATATTGAAAGCGGCGCGAAAACCATTACATCTGCGGCAGAATCGGCCAATACCGTTTCCAGTGGATCTAATCTCTATATCGACACCAAGAACTTCTACGCTGCAGGTGAAAATGTGGTGAATATTGACAGTAGCAAAGGCAACGTCAAAGTAAACGGAAAAGTGACCACGGATATCGTTGGCGGTATGCTGAACCTGAACTGTTAA